Proteins encoded by one window of Catharus ustulatus isolate bCatUst1 chromosome Z, bCatUst1.pri.v2, whole genome shotgun sequence:
- the PTGER4 gene encoding prostaglandin E2 receptor EP4 subtype has product MGIMLFDPTTMPPANGSANGTAGAAEGGKPPTIPTVMFIFGVVGNLIAIVVLCKSRKEQKETTFYTLVCGLAVTDLLGTCLVSPVTIATYLQNQWPGGVALCEYSSFILLFFGLSGLSIICAMSIERYLAINHAYFYNHYVDKKLAGLTLFAIYASNVLFCALPSMGLGKSTLQYPSTWCFIDWRTNVSTHAAYSYMYAGFSSFLILVTVICNILVCIALIRMHRQFMRRTSLGTDTTSSRLSDFRRRRSFRRMAGAEIQMVILLIATSLVVVICSIPLVVRVFVNQLYRPESVKDVRQNPDLQAIRIASVNPILDPWIYILLRKTVLSKAIEKIKCLFCRIGGARRQHSGSNFNCVDGRRTSSAMSSQSPSFISRELREISSTSQTLLYPPELSESSVGGRVLLPGPSASSAQSDTTSVRTLRSSDTSDSSQGHDSESVFLVSDTSPGGGASSAPKSGPLQVTFPTETLNLSEKCI; this is encoded by the exons ATGGGTATCATGTTATTCGACCCCACCACCATGCCACCTGCGAACGGCTCCGCCAACGGGACCGCCGGCGCGGCCGAAGGCGGGAAGCCCCCCACTATTCCCACTGTCATGTTCATCTTCGGCGTGGTGGGCAACCTCATAGCCATCGTGGTGCTCTGCAAGtccaggaaggagcagaaagaGACCACTTTCTACACGCTGGTCTGTGGACTGGCAGTTACAGATCTCTTGGGGACCTGCCTGGTGAGTCCGGTCACAATTGCCACTTACCTGCAGAACCAGTGGCCAGGAGGAGTTGCACTGTGTGAGTACAGctccttcatcctcctcttctttgGGCTCTCTGGCCTCAGCATTATCTGTGCCATGTCTATAGAGAGGTACCTGGCCATCAACCATGCCTATTTCTACAACCATTACGTAGACAAGAAGCTGGCAGGGCTCACGCTCTTTGCCATCTACGCTTCCAACGTGCTGTTCTGCGCCCTCCCCAGCATGGGGCTCGGCAAATCTACTTTGCAGTACCCTTCCACTTGGTGTTTCATAGACTGGCGAACAAACGTGTCCACCCATGCAGCATATTCCTACATGTACGCGGGCTTCAGCTCCTTCCTGATCCTGGTGACTGTGATCTGCAACATCCTGGTGTGCATCGCCCTCATTCGCATGCACCGCCAGTTCATGAGACGCACGTCCTTGGGGACAGACACCACCTCCAGCCGATTATCTGACTTTCGCAGACGCCGGAGCTTCCGTCGGATGGCTGGAGCAGAAATCCAGATGGTTATTCTGCTCATTGCCACTTCCCTGGTCGTGGTCATCTGCTCCATTCCTCTGGTG GTCCGTGTGTTTGTGAACCAGCTGTACCGGCCGGAATCAGTGAAAGATGTCAGGCAAAACCCTGACCTGCAAGCCATCCGCATTGCCTCAGTGAACCCCATTTTGGACCCATGGATCTACATCCTCCTCCGCAAGACTGTGCTCAGCAAAGCCATCGAGAAGATCAAATGCCTCTTCTGCCGCATTGGAGGGGCTCGGAGACAGCACTCGGGGAGCAACTTCAACTGCGTGGATGGGCGCAGGACCTCCTCTGCCATGTCCAGCCAGTCGCCCTCGTTCATCTCGCGCGAGCTGAGGGAGATCAGCAGCACCTCGCAGACGCTGCTGTACCCCCCGGAGCTGAGCGAGAGCAGCGTCGGGGGCCGTGTGCTGCTGCCCGGCCCCAGCGCCAGCTCGGCTCAGTCCGACACCACGTCCGTGAGGACACTGCGCAGCTCTGACACCTCGGACTCCTCACAGGGACACGACTCCGAGAGCGTCTTCCTGGTGAGCGACACCAGCCCCGGTGGCGGGGCCAGCTCTGCACCCAAGAGTGGCCCTCTCCAGGTCACCTTCCCCACAGAGACATTGAATTTGTCAGAAAAGTGCATATAG